GACAAGCTCGTCCTCTTCGGCGGGCATGCCCCGCTGGCGAACGCCCTTCTCGAGCTGACGAGAGGGAGCCGTTGAGGGAGGATCCTCCCGCCACCCTCGCGCTCCCCATTTCCTCGCACGGGTGGTAAGATCGGGTTGTCCCCACTTCATCGGACGGGAGGACGAGAATGGCTTCTTCCCACCCCGAACTGCAGAAGTACGAACGCGCCCTCAACCGGTACTTCCAGATCCCGGCCGCAAGCCGTACGACGCTGGACCGGGAGAAGATCCTCAAGGTCCTCGGCGTGGAGAACCCGCAGGAGTTCCTGGGAATGCACATCCCCCTGTGGGAGGCCAAGCTCGACGAGCTCCTCGATCCCACCAGCACGGACATGCTCCCGATCAGCATCTCCCACTCGTACGTGAACTGGGTTCGCGGGGCGATCCGCATGATGCCGCCGGGGGCCCGCGTCAAGATCTTCTCCTCGAAGCTCAAGGCCACGGGGCTGCGGAAATCGGTCCTCTCCATCCTCTCCCTGCAGGCCGGCGAGGCGTACAAGGATTTCGAGGTCACCGACGTCCAGCTGGTCGAGAAGGTCCACAAGGACACCCTGTTCAGCGTGAAGACGCCCGACCGGAAGGAGCACTCGGTCTACCTGTCCCGCTTCGGCTGCCTCGGCGAATACATCTACAGCGGTCTCCCGGGGCTCCTCGGGCTGCCGGCGCTCCCCGTCGTCTACCACGTCACTCCCCAGGGGGAGGAAGTGCTCCTGAAACCCAGGGAGCAGGGGATCAACATCTATCACGACGAGGCGGTCACCCCCGCCCGGATCCAGCGCGACGGCTCCTGGTGGGTGGACGGCGCGGCACGGCAGGACGCCCTGGGCGACTGCATCGGAACGGCGCTCCGGTACGGCCATTACGTCGCCACCCCGAAGAAGGAGGTGGTGATGATCGACAACATCGAGCTGTTCCACCTCGACGAGACCGACGTCCGGATCTTCGAGCCGATCCATGAGTTCCTTCCCAAGAAGGCGTTTCCGGAGGAGACGGGGAAGCGGTCGCGGCTGCAGCAGAAGATGCAGGCCGATTACGAGAAGGCGTACGCGGAACAGATGGCGGTCATCCGCAAGGAGTGGCCGGAGGTGGAGCGGTACCTGATCGAGATGCGCCGGAACGTCCACGCCTACTCGGGCGAGTCGTTCGAGATGGTGATGGGGCGGGTGAAGGCGAGGGTGTTCGGGAAACGGTAGCGGGGATCATTTCCCCGTCACGTCCTCCTCCCCCTCCCCGCGGGAGGAACGGCGGATGAACCAGCGCTCCACGAGGTAGAAGCCGGCGGGGAGGGCGCACGCCATCGCGAGCACCTTCCCCCCCAGCCGGACGGCCGCGGAGCCCACGCCGAACAGGTCCAGCAAGGCCTCCGCAAGCATCGCCCCCGCGAACATCGCCGCGAGCGTCCCGAAAAAGAGCGCGGCTCCCAGCAGCAGCCGCGATCCCGGTCGCGTCCGCCGAATTCCCGCCATATCCCCGCTTGTCGCGCCCACTAATCCCCGAAGGCGGCGATGCCGGTCTGCGCGCGCCCGAGGATGAGGGCGTGGATGTCGTGCGTCCCCTCGTAGGTGTTGACCGACTCCAGGTTCATCACGTGGCGGATGACGTGGAACTCGTCCGAGATCCCGTTCCCCCCGTGCATGTCCCTGGCGGCGCGCGCGATCTCCAGCGCCTTTCCGCACGAGTTCCGCTTGAGCATGGAGATCGCCTCCGGCGCGACCTTCCCCTCGTCGAAGAGCCGGCCCAGCCGCAGGACCGCCTGCAGGCCGATCGTGATCTCCGTCTGCATGTCGGCGAGCTTCTTCTGGATGAGCTGGTTGGCCGCCAGCGGCCGACCGAACTGCTTGCGGTCGAGGGTGTAGCTCCGGGCGGCGTGCCAGCAGAACTCCGCCGCGCCCAGCGCCCCCCACGCGATCCCGAACCGCGCCCGGTTGAGGCAGCCGAACGGTCCCGCCAGGCCGGACGCGTCGGGGAGCAGGTTCTCCTCGGGGACGAAGACGTCGTCCATGACGATCTCGCCGGTCTCCGAGGCCCGCAGGCTGAACTTCCCCTTGATCTTCGGGGCCGACAGCCCCTTCATCCCCTTCTCGAGGAGGAACCCGCGGATGACTCCCTGCTCGTCCTTGGCCCAGACGACGAACACGTCGGCGATGGGGGAGTTGGTGATCCACATCTTGTTCCCGCGAAGCACGTACCCGCCGGCGACCTTCTTCGCTCGGCTCTTCATCCCGCCCGGGTCGGAGCCGTGGTCCGGCTCGGTGAGCCCGAAGCATCCGACGATCTCCCCGGTGGCCAGGCGCGGCAGGTACTTCTTCCGCTGCTCCTCGGTGCCGTACGCGTTGATCGGGTGCATGACCAGGCTCGACTGCACGCTCATCGCGGACCGGTACCCGCTGTCGACCCGCTCGACCTCGCGCGCGATCAGGCCGTAGCTGACGTAGTTCACGCCCGCGCAGCCGTACCCTTCGATGGTCGGCCCGAGGAACCCGAGCTCTCCCATCTCGTTCATGATCTCCCGGTCGAACTTCTCGTTCCGGTTGGCCTCGGTGACCCGGGGGAGCAGCTTCTCCTGGCAGTAGCTGCGGGCCGTATCGCGGACCAGTCGCTCCTCCGTGGAAAGCTGGGACTCGATCAGGAGCGGGTCCTCCCAGGAGAAGGGGACGCGCCCCTTCTTTCCCGTTCCCTTTCCCGAAGGTGCTTTTGTAGTCGATCCCGTCATGGTTTCCGGCTCCTTGATCGTGCTGGGGGGAATAATGGTATGAGCATACCAGAATCGGGGGGAAAGTGCATCTGCCGGATCTTCCCCGGCGGGATGCATAATGTCGGTAGTCGCACGGAGGATGCCATGGAATACGACATGCCGCTGTTCCGGCCGCCGTCGGAAGCGCGGTCCCTCATCTTCCAGGTGACGCTCGGCTGCTCCTGGAACCGGTGCCTGTTCTGCCGGATGTACAAGACCAAGAAGTACCTCGTGCGCCCCTTCGATGCGGTGGAGCGGGAGATCGTGGAGATGTCCCGGCGGCATCCGGGCGCGCGGAGGGTGTTCCTCGGCGACGGCGACCCGCTGGAGGCTCCGACCGACCACCTGCTGGGGATCCTCGAGCTTCTGAACCGCCGATTCCCGTCCCTCGAAAGGATCAGCGCGTACGCGGGTCCGACGAATCTCCTTCGGCGGACCCCCGAGGAGCTCGCGGCGCTGAAAAAACGCGGCCTCGACATCCTCTACCTGGGGATCGAGACAGGGAACGACGAACTCCTTGCGAAGATCCGGAAAGGGGCGACGGCGGACCGGATCGTCGAGGGGTGCAGAAAGGCCATCGACGCGGGGCTGCGGATGTCCACCTTCATCCTGCTGGGACTGGGAGGCGTCGCGGGGAGCCGCGCGCACGCGAAGGATTCCGCCCGGGTGGCCAACGCGATCGATCCGCACTTCCTCGCCGCCCTCACCCTGATGCCTCTCCCGGACGCGCGGAGCTACGAGGAGGAGATCATGGGAGGGGGATTCCGCCTGATCGACCCGGTTCAGTCCCTCCGGGAACTGCGCTGGTTCGTGGAGGAGCTGGATCTGTCCGGCTGCAAGTTCGGAACGGAGCACGCATCCAACTACCTACCCATCCACGGCGCGGTCCTTCCACGGGATAAGGGGAGGATCCTGTCGCTCATCGACGGGGCGCTGGCGGAAGCGTCGCCGGCGAATCTCCGGCCGGAGTGGTCCAGAGGGCTCTGAGGTCCGGAGCAAGCCATCCCGAATCGGGTTCAATATTCCCGGTGAATCTGTCATGATGTAACGCGCGATCGGTGTTCCGAAGCCGATCGCGCGGATCTTTCCATTACCGGAGAATCACGGAATTCATCGTTTGCGGATACGTCGTTACACGTTTGTCGCCCTGGGCTTGTGGACTTTGGCCGCCGCCCTCCTCCTCATTTGGCAATTCGGCAATCATCAGCGGGAATCGGTGGCGGATGTCCCGCCAAGCGAACTGGTCTCGGTCGGAGTCCTCTGGCTGGTCGGATCCGCGATGATCTTGGCCGGGGGGCGGCGGACCGAAATGTACGTGGTCCGGATCGAGGAGTCTGAGAACGCCCTGAAAAGCCAGCTCGCGTTCCGGGAAGGGATCGTCGAGTGCGCGGCGGAAGGGGTTTGCGTCTGCCACGGCGTACCGGATCCCCCCTTTGTCCGTTTCACCGTGTGGAACCGGCGGATGACGGAGATGACCGGCTATACCATGGAAGAGATCAACCGCTTCGGTTGGTACCAGTCCCTCTACCCGGATCCCGATCTCCAGGCCCGGGCGATCGCCCGGATGGACCGGATGCGACAGGGGATCGACCTGAAGGGCGAGGAGTGGGAAATCACCCGGTCCGACGGCGAAACCAGGATCCTGGCCATGTCCACCTCCATCCTTCAGTCCGAAGAGGGAACCGTCCACGTCCTTGCGCTGATGCAGGACGTCACCGACCGCAAACGCGTGGAAGAGGCCTTGCGGGTGTCCGAGGAGAAGTTCCGGGTCTTGAGCGATCAGTCCCCGCTGGGGATGACGTTGATCGACGGCAAGGGCCGCTACGAATACGTCAATCCCGCCTTCGAGAAGATGTTCGGATATACCTTGCAGGATCTGTCGATCGGGAAGGACTGGTTCCGGGCCGCGTTTCCCGAGCCGGGGAATCGGAAGGAAGTCGTCCGGATCTGGAAGGAGGACCTGATCGCCGCCGGGATCGGGGTGTGCCGGCCGCGGATTTTCGAGGTCGCCTGCCGGGGAGGGGACCGCAAGACCATCCTCTTCCGCCCGGTGTCCCTGCTGGGGAACCGGCAGCTGGTGATCTACGAGGACATCACCGAGCGGCAGCGGCTGGAGGCGCAGCTGCGCCAGGCGATGAAGATGGAGGCGGTGGGGCGCCTCTCCGGCGGGGTGGCTCACGATTTCAACAACCTTCTGACGGTGATCATCGGCAACGTGTCGCTGGCCCAGGGGAAGGTACAGGCGTCCGATCCGGTCTCCGGGATGCTGCTCGAGGTGAACAAGGCGGCGGAGCGCGCGGCGCGGCTGACGCAGCAGCTGCTGGCGTTCTCCCGCAAGCAGATCATCGAGCCGAAGGTTCTCGACCTGAACGCGCTGATCGCGGACCTGCACAGCATGCTGGTCCGCCTGATCGGGGAACACATCGAGATCGCGACGGGCCTCGGGGAGGGGCTCGGGACGGTGAGGGTGGATCCCGGGCAGCTGGAGCAGATCCTGGTGAACCTCGCGGTGAACGCCCGGGACGCGATGCGGGAGGGAGGGAAGCTCCGGATCGAAACATCGAACGTGGAGCTGGACGAAGCATATTGCGCCGTCCACCCCGACGCCCGCCCCGGGTGGTACGTGAGGCTGTCCGTGAGCGACACGGGGCACGGGATGACCGAGGAGGTCAGGGCGCAGATCTTCGAGCCGTTCTTCACGACGAAGCCCAAGGGGAGCGGGACGGGGCTCGGACTGTCGATGACGTACGGAGCGGTGAAGCAGGCGGGCGGCTCGATCGACGTCCTTTCCGAGCCGGAAAAGGGCACGACGGTCCGGATCTACCTTCCGAGGGTGGAGACGGAGGCGGAGAAGGGGCAGGAACCGGGAGAGCCGCAGGAGCTTCTGGACGGAACGGAGACGGTGCTCCTGGTGGAGGACGAGGACGTGGTCCGGGGGCTGTGCGTCCAGGTGCTGGAACGGCTGGGGTACAACGTCCTCCAGGCCGGAAACGGCGCCGAGGCGATCGCGTTGGCGAGGGAGTTCGGCGGGCGGATCGATCTGCTCCTGACCGACGTCGTGATGCCCGGAATGAACGGGGGCGAGCTGGCGACGCACCTGGTCATCCTTCATCCGGAAGCGAAGGTGCTCTTCACATCCGGATATACGGACGATGCGATCGTGCAGCACGGGGTGCTGGACGATGGCGTGTTCTTCATCGGAAAACCGTACACGCCGACGGCGCTGGCGAAGAAGGTCCGCGACGTGCTCGATCGGAAATGACCGGCGGCCGGAACCGTCCCGCGATCCCCGCCGTCCGGATCCTGGTCAGCGCCTGTCTGCTGGGCGAGAAGGTACGCTACGACGGGGGACACAAGCGGGACGCCTTCCTCGCGGACACGCTCGGGAAATCCGTGGAATTCGTCCCGGTCT
The DNA window shown above is from Deltaproteobacteria bacterium and carries:
- a CDS encoding acyl-CoA dehydrogenase; the protein is MTGSTTKAPSGKGTGKKGRVPFSWEDPLLIESQLSTEERLVRDTARSYCQEKLLPRVTEANRNEKFDREIMNEMGELGFLGPTIEGYGCAGVNYVSYGLIAREVERVDSGYRSAMSVQSSLVMHPINAYGTEEQRKKYLPRLATGEIVGCFGLTEPDHGSDPGGMKSRAKKVAGGYVLRGNKMWITNSPIADVFVVWAKDEQGVIRGFLLEKGMKGLSAPKIKGKFSLRASETGEIVMDDVFVPEENLLPDASGLAGPFGCLNRARFGIAWGALGAAEFCWHAARSYTLDRKQFGRPLAANQLIQKKLADMQTEITIGLQAVLRLGRLFDEGKVAPEAISMLKRNSCGKALEIARAARDMHGGNGISDEFHVIRHVMNLESVNTYEGTHDIHALILGRAQTGIAAFGD
- a CDS encoding radical SAM protein is translated as MEYDMPLFRPPSEARSLIFQVTLGCSWNRCLFCRMYKTKKYLVRPFDAVEREIVEMSRRHPGARRVFLGDGDPLEAPTDHLLGILELLNRRFPSLERISAYAGPTNLLRRTPEELAALKKRGLDILYLGIETGNDELLAKIRKGATADRIVEGCRKAIDAGLRMSTFILLGLGGVAGSRAHAKDSARVANAIDPHFLAALTLMPLPDARSYEEEIMGGGFRLIDPVQSLRELRWFVEELDLSGCKFGTEHASNYLPIHGAVLPRDKGRILSLIDGALAEASPANLRPEWSRGL
- a CDS encoding PAS domain S-box protein — its product is MILAGGRRTEMYVVRIEESENALKSQLAFREGIVECAAEGVCVCHGVPDPPFVRFTVWNRRMTEMTGYTMEEINRFGWYQSLYPDPDLQARAIARMDRMRQGIDLKGEEWEITRSDGETRILAMSTSILQSEEGTVHVLALMQDVTDRKRVEEALRVSEEKFRVLSDQSPLGMTLIDGKGRYEYVNPAFEKMFGYTLQDLSIGKDWFRAAFPEPGNRKEVVRIWKEDLIAAGIGVCRPRIFEVACRGGDRKTILFRPVSLLGNRQLVIYEDITERQRLEAQLRQAMKMEAVGRLSGGVAHDFNNLLTVIIGNVSLAQGKVQASDPVSGMLLEVNKAAERAARLTQQLLAFSRKQIIEPKVLDLNALIADLHSMLVRLIGEHIEIATGLGEGLGTVRVDPGQLEQILVNLAVNARDAMREGGKLRIETSNVELDEAYCAVHPDARPGWYVRLSVSDTGHGMTEEVRAQIFEPFFTTKPKGSGTGLGLSMTYGAVKQAGGSIDVLSEPEKGTTVRIYLPRVETEAEKGQEPGEPQELLDGTETVLLVEDEDVVRGLCVQVLERLGYNVLQAGNGAEAIALAREFGGRIDLLLTDVVMPGMNGGELATHLVILHPEAKVLFTSGYTDDAIVQHGVLDDGVFFIGKPYTPTALAKKVRDVLDRK